The Synchiropus splendidus isolate RoL2022-P1 chromosome 1, RoL_Sspl_1.0, whole genome shotgun sequence genome includes a window with the following:
- the miga2 gene encoding mitoguardin 2: protein MSLNRAEGMSIAQALAMTVAEIPVFLYSTFGQSIFAQLKLSPSLKKVLFATALGSVALALTAHQLKRRGRKRKQGTQGKEVQKTVGIPEALLKSGRPSSLKRGNFSGRQMMSPSNRSNDTMSGISSLAPSKHSSSSHSLASMRVPNSPSQLVNPITPWEAEPVVEESALVEDANAENLYLMGMELFEEALRKWEQALNVRHRTRSTSSSNSLALQGAACGDVAMGEGNEKVFAEKLETLLHRAYHLQEDFGSSIPTESVLADFESEGTLILPQVEGFHRLQDDDVITISSDESFFSAAEIFDTFSVQDIYQPLKPAALYEEALALVSEGKVSYRSLRTELLECYSDQDFLAKLHCVRQAFQVLLLDDSHRTFFMETGKQMIAGLMVKANKSPKSFLKSYQDMLLYTQREETWPVTKMELEGRGVVCMNFFDIVLDFILMDAFEDLESPPSSVVAVLQNRWLSDNFKETALATACWSVLKAKRRLLMVPDGFISHFYVISEHVSPVLAFGFLGPRQHLSEVCTIFKQQIVQYLKDMFDHDKVRFTSAQCLAEDILKLSHRRSEILLGYLGIDSLQELNGSLPGDVRAVENC from the exons ATGTCCCTCAACCGTGCAGAAGGCATGTCGATAGCTCAGGCTTTGGCCATGACTGTCGCAGAAATACCAGTGTTCCTGTATTCCACCTTTGGGCAG TCCATATTTGCCCAGCTGAAGCTCTCCCCGAGCTTGAAGAAGGTTCTCTTTGCTACGGCCCTGGGAAGTGTGGCGCTGGCTCTAACTGCTCATCAGCTAAAGAGACGAGGAAGGAAGCGGAAGCAGGGGACGCAAGGGAAGGAGGTCCAGAAGACAGTGGGGATACCAGAGGCTCTCCTGAAGAGCGGGAGGCCGTCATCTTTAAAGAGAG GTAATTTTTCCGGTCGGCAGATGATGAGTCCCAGCAATCGCAGCAACGACACAATGAGTGGAATCTCATCCCTGGCTCCCAGCAAACACTCGAGCTCCTCACACAGCCTGGCATCA ATGCGGGTTCCAAACTCACCAAGTCAACTTGTCAATCCAATAACTCCCTGGGAGGCGGAGCCGGTTGTGGAAGAGTCTGCGCTGGTAGAAGACGCCAATGCAGAGAATCTTTATTTAATGG GGATGGAGTTGTTTGAAGAAGCCCTGCGAAAGTGGGAACAGGCCCTGAACGTCCGCCACCGCACACGCTCCACCTCCAGCAGCAACAGCCTTGCCCTGCAAGGGGCAGCGTGTGGGGACGTCGCCATG GGTGAGGGTAATGAAAAGGTGTTTGCAGAGAAGCTAGAGACTCTGCTGCACAGAGCGTACCACCTCCAAGAGGATTTTGGAAGCAGCATTCCAACAGAGAGCGTCCTTGCAGACTTTG AGAGCGAGGGAACTCTCATCTTACCTCAAGTGGAGGGTTTCCACAGGCTTCAGGATGACGACGTGATCACTATCAGCTCTGATGAGTCTTTCTTCTCAGCAGCGGAG ATATTTGATACGTTCTCTGTACAAGACATCTACCAGCCACTGAAACCAGCAGCGCTTTATGAAGAAGCCCTGGCCCTGGTCAGTGAGGGCAAAGTGTCCTACCGCTCCTTAAG GACTGAGTTACTTGAATGTTACAGTGACCAAGACTTTCTTGCCAAACTTCACTGTGTGAGACAAGCATTCCAG GTTTTGCTGTTGGACGACTCTCACCGCACGTTTTTTATGGAAACTGGGAAGCAAATGATTGCTGGGTTGATGGTCAAGGCCAATAAG AGTCCAAAATCGTTCCTGAAGAGCTACCAGGACATGCTGCTGTACACTCAGAGGGAAGAAACGTGGCCTGTTACGAAGATGGAGCTGGAGGGTCGAGGG GTGGTGTGTATGAACTTTTTCGACATCGTATTGGACTTCATTCTTATGGACGCATTTGAAGACCTGGAGAGCCCTCCGTCATCCGTGGTGGCCGTGTTGCAGAACCGCTGGCTCTCTGACAACTTCAAAGAAACG GCTCTGGCTACGGCTTGCTGGTCTGTCTTAAAAGCAAAAAGACGTCTTCTCATG GTGCCGGATGGTTTTATTTCACACTTTTATGTCATATCAGAACACGTGTCCCCAGTTTTGGCTTTTGGGTTTTTGGGCCCGAGACAACACTTAAGTGAAGTGTGCACCATTTTCAAG CAACAAATCGTTCAGTACCTGAAGGACATGTTCGATCACGACAAGGTGCGCTTCACCTCGGCTCAGTGTTTGGCCGAGGACATCCTGAAGCTCTCCCACCGCCGGAGTGAGATTTTACTGGGATACCTAGGAATCGACAGCCTTCAGGAGCTCAACGGTTCCCTCCCCGGAGATGTCAGAGCCGTGGAAAACTGCTAA
- the dolpp1 gene encoding dolichyldiphosphatase 1 gives MAMEEQCSAPPRWRSISLTHVEFAEGDLTGQVLAYISLFPIAILVGFVTLIVFKRELHTISFFGGLILNEGVNWVLKHIFREPRPCAGAHTTLNTDYGMPSSHSQLIWFFVVYFFLFLYLRMHQTNNARCVDLLWRHILSIVLLGVALSVSYSRVYLLYHTWSQVFYGGVAGCTIGIVWFFFTQEVLTPLFPKIAAWPISEYFLVRDTSLIPNILWFEYTVTRSEARNRQRKLGTKLQ, from the exons ATGGCGATGGAAGAGCAGTGCTCGGCACCACCTCGATGGCGGTCTATTTCTCTGACACACGTCGAATTTGCGGAAG GTGACCTGACGGGACAAGTGCTCGCCTATATCAGCCTCTTTCCCATAGCAATCCTTGTGGGCTTTGTCACTCTAATAGTGTTTAAACGAGAGCTGCACACA ATTTCATTCTTTGGTGGACTGATCCTCAATGAAGGGGTGAACTGGGTGCTGAAGCACATATTCAGAGAGCCACGCCCATGTGCAG GGGCTCACACAACCCTCAACACAGACTATGGGATGCCCTCCAGTCACTCCCAGCTCATCTGGTTCTTTGTGGTttacttctttctttttctctatttAAG AATGCATCAAACAAACAATGCTCGGTGTGTGGACCTGCTGTGGAGACACATACTGTCCATCGTTCTTTTGGGTGTCGCCTTATCAGTTTCTTACAGCAG AGTCTACCTGCTGTATCACACCTGGAGCCAGGTTTTCTACGGTGGAGTTGCCGGCTGCACCATTGGCATAGTCTGGTTCTTTTTTACACAAGAGGTGCTGACACCATTATTCCCCAAAATAGCAGCATG GCCAATATCCGAGTACTTTCTGGTGCGAGACACGAGCCTGATCCCCAACATCTTGTGGTTTGAATACACAGTGACCAGATCAGAGGCCAG GAACAGACAGCGAAAGCTGGGAACAAAGCTTCAGTGA